From a single Micromonospora pallida genomic region:
- a CDS encoding DUF389 domain-containing protein translates to MLHLRIITPVDRSETVADLLAADPGVAHLAVLPGAARQPVGDLILCDVVRESADHVLQRLQELGVEARGGVSADDVELTLSTAAERAARDAPGYADDAVVWDEIAAKTGEQTELSGTYLVLIVVATMLSGIAVLLDQPILIIGAMVVGPEFGPLAALCVALLRRKPRIVVRSVQALVVGFLTAMVITILSTWALTAAGLVNRGMLLAERPVTDFIWRPDALSWVVGLLAGIAGMLSLTSKKSGSLVGVLISVTTVPAAANAAVAVAYGVWHEAGGSMLQLLINMCAIVVAGLLTLAAQQLWWWHVARRNGGPVRASPSPRRVAG, encoded by the coding sequence GTGCTGCACTTGAGGATCATCACGCCGGTCGACCGGTCCGAGACGGTGGCCGACCTGCTCGCCGCCGATCCGGGCGTGGCTCACCTGGCCGTTCTCCCCGGAGCCGCCCGCCAGCCGGTCGGCGACCTGATCCTCTGCGACGTGGTCCGGGAGAGCGCCGACCATGTGCTGCAACGCCTTCAGGAACTCGGCGTGGAGGCGCGCGGTGGGGTCAGCGCCGACGACGTCGAGCTGACCCTCTCCACGGCCGCCGAGCGGGCCGCCCGCGACGCCCCAGGCTACGCCGACGACGCCGTCGTCTGGGACGAGATCGCGGCCAAGACCGGCGAGCAGACCGAACTGTCCGGCACCTACCTGGTGCTGATCGTCGTCGCCACCATGCTCTCCGGCATCGCGGTGCTGCTGGACCAGCCCATCCTCATCATCGGCGCGATGGTGGTCGGCCCCGAGTTCGGGCCGCTCGCCGCGCTCTGCGTCGCCCTGCTGCGTCGCAAGCCCCGGATCGTCGTCCGGTCGGTGCAGGCCCTGGTGGTCGGCTTCCTCACCGCGATGGTGATCACCATCCTGAGTACCTGGGCGCTGACCGCCGCCGGTCTGGTCAACCGTGGAATGCTGCTCGCCGAGCGCCCGGTAACCGATTTCATCTGGCGTCCCGACGCGCTCTCCTGGGTGGTCGGTCTGCTCGCCGGGATCGCCGGGATGCTCTCGCTCACCTCGAAGAAGTCCGGCAGCCTGGTCGGCGTACTGATCTCGGTGACCACCGTGCCGGCCGCCGCGAACGCCGCCGTCGCGGTGGCGTACGGGGTGTGGCACGAGGCAGGTGGCTCGATGCTCCAGCTTCTGATCAACATGTGCGCGATCGTGGTCGCCGGGCTGCTCACCCTGGCCGCGCAGCAACTCTGGTGGTGGCACGTGGCCCGGCGTAACGGTGGACCGGTCAGGGCCAGTCCTTCCCCGCGTCGAGTCGCCGGGTGA
- a CDS encoding GNAT family N-acetyltransferase — MTEAADLHLRAFPRFFLATLGAPFLRQFYAGFVDDPDAVTVVSRDPDGRLLGVVVGTLAPDRFFRRLLRRRGLRLAVAAVRPALRDPRAVGRLVRGVAYRGDVPVAARGALLSSICVDPAAVGGGRGRELIDLWWRRVRERGERDAYLTTDADDNDRVNAFYHRAGWTLVGSYATREGRRMNCYAVSAGSTVPAGRHRRDR; from the coding sequence GTGACCGAAGCGGCCGACCTGCACCTGCGCGCCTTTCCCCGGTTCTTCCTCGCGACTCTGGGCGCGCCGTTCCTCCGTCAGTTCTACGCGGGCTTCGTCGACGACCCGGACGCGGTCACCGTGGTGTCGCGCGACCCCGACGGTCGGCTGCTCGGAGTCGTGGTCGGCACCCTCGCGCCCGACCGGTTCTTCCGTCGACTGCTGCGCCGACGCGGCCTCCGGCTGGCCGTGGCCGCCGTCCGCCCCGCCCTGCGCGACCCGCGCGCCGTCGGCCGCCTGGTGCGCGGCGTGGCGTACCGGGGGGACGTGCCGGTCGCGGCGCGCGGGGCGCTGCTCAGCTCGATCTGCGTCGACCCGGCGGCGGTCGGTGGCGGCCGGGGACGGGAGCTGATCGACTTGTGGTGGCGGCGGGTGCGGGAGCGCGGGGAGCGGGACGCCTACCTGACCACCGACGCCGACGACAACGACCGGGTCAACGCCTTCTACCACCGGGCCGGGTGGACCCTGGTGGGCAGCTACGCCACCCGGGAGGGGCGACGGATGAACTGCTACGCGGTCTCGGCCGGCTCCACCGTCCCAGCGGGGAGGCATCGACGTGATCGCTGA
- a CDS encoding glycosyltransferase family 4 protein, translating into MRFGLLSQWFDPEPGPAALPGVLARGLAARGHDVRVLTGFPNWPTGRLAPGYRITRRADEVADGVHVRRVALYPSHDGSALRRLATYGSFAASALVSGTPALRGLDALWVSNSPITVAAPMWFLRYAHRTPVVLHVLDLWPDSVRASGFLHSGRGGPRLAERAMHTWCGAMYRAAARVAYISPGVGEVLARRGVPEEKLVHVPMWADETPTPPAPDLRAELGITADRVVLVYAGTLGEAQGLDTLVDACALVDDPRLLCLVAGSGTAERRLRDRAATTRLTNLRFLGQLPRERMPALMAAGDIHYVGLRAGGMSAYTMPSKVQATLAAGRALLVAAEGDAATVARDSGAGITARPGDPGSVAAAMREVCQLGREKLHLLGGAGRAYYERTFSVAAGVARIEAALQQAMATGRRR; encoded by the coding sequence GTGCGGTTCGGCCTGCTCAGCCAGTGGTTCGATCCGGAGCCCGGCCCGGCCGCGCTGCCCGGCGTCCTCGCCCGGGGGCTGGCTGCCCGGGGTCACGACGTACGGGTGCTGACCGGCTTTCCGAACTGGCCCACCGGCCGGCTCGCCCCCGGCTACCGGATCACCCGCCGCGCCGACGAGGTCGCCGACGGCGTCCACGTCCGACGGGTGGCCCTCTACCCCAGCCACGACGGCTCGGCCCTGCGCCGGCTGGCCACCTACGGCTCGTTCGCCGCCTCCGCGCTCGTCTCCGGCACTCCCGCGCTGCGCGGCCTCGACGCGCTCTGGGTGAGCAACTCGCCGATCACCGTCGCGGCGCCGATGTGGTTCCTCCGGTACGCCCACCGGACGCCGGTGGTGCTGCACGTGCTGGACCTCTGGCCGGACAGCGTCCGGGCCAGCGGCTTCCTCCACTCCGGACGCGGCGGACCCCGGCTCGCCGAACGGGCCATGCACACCTGGTGCGGGGCGATGTACCGGGCGGCCGCGCGGGTCGCCTACATCTCGCCCGGCGTCGGCGAGGTGCTGGCCCGGCGCGGCGTGCCCGAGGAGAAGCTCGTACACGTTCCGATGTGGGCGGACGAGACCCCCACGCCCCCGGCCCCCGACCTGCGCGCCGAACTCGGCATCACCGCCGACCGCGTCGTGCTGGTCTACGCCGGCACGCTCGGCGAGGCCCAGGGCCTCGACACCCTGGTCGACGCCTGCGCCCTGGTCGACGACCCCCGGCTGCTCTGCCTGGTCGCCGGCTCCGGCACAGCCGAACGGCGACTGCGGGACCGGGCCGCCACGACCCGGCTGACCAACCTCCGGTTCCTCGGTCAGCTGCCCCGGGAACGGATGCCCGCCCTGATGGCGGCGGGGGATATCCACTATGTCGGTCTGCGGGCGGGCGGCATGTCCGCGTACACCATGCCGAGCAAGGTGCAGGCCACCCTCGCTGCCGGCCGGGCCCTGCTGGTCGCCGCCGAGGGAGACGCCGCCACCGTCGCCCGGGACAGTGGCGCGGGGATCACCGCCCGCCCCGGTGACCCCGGGTCGGTCGCCGCCGCCATGCGGGAGGTCTGCCAGCTCGGCCGGGAGAAGCTGCACCTGCTGGGCGGGGCTGGCCGGGCGTACTACGAGCGGACCTTCTCCGTCGCCGCCGGGGTCGCCCGGATCGAGGCGGCGCTCCAGCAGGCCATGGCGACCGGGCGGCGGCGGTGA
- a CDS encoding DegT/DnrJ/EryC1/StrS family aminotransferase, with translation MYDRTLPFALPDVGDAEIAAVTSAIRSGWLSSGPLVREFEERFAAYCGPGLTAVALSSATAGLHLALEALGVGPGTEVLVPTWTFTATAEVVVHVGAVPVLVDVDPATLTIDLDDAARKVTGRTVAILPVHFAGQPVNRTRLHEFARRHGVAVVEDAAHAFPAASEGVPVGAGPTAATVFSFYATKTITTGEGGMLVTRDPDLARRVRVMRLHGFDRDGFDRYRSDRPAWRYDVVEAGFKNNLTDPAAAMGLVQLDRAESMRRRREEIAGRYRTAFAGLPLDLPLPAPDQDVHAWHLFVVRLRRDAPVDRDRFIAETSRLGIGCSVHFIPLHLHTYWRRRLALADDMFPVASREFTRVVSLPLFSAMDDDQVDLVIRTVTKVLQ, from the coding sequence ATGTACGACCGCACTCTCCCCTTCGCGCTCCCGGACGTCGGGGACGCGGAGATCGCGGCGGTCACGTCGGCGATCCGGTCCGGCTGGCTCTCCAGCGGCCCGCTGGTGCGCGAGTTCGAGGAGCGGTTCGCCGCGTACTGCGGGCCGGGGCTCACCGCCGTCGCGCTGAGCTCGGCGACCGCCGGGCTGCACCTGGCGTTGGAGGCGCTCGGAGTCGGCCCGGGCACGGAGGTCCTCGTACCGACCTGGACCTTCACCGCCACCGCCGAGGTGGTCGTGCACGTCGGCGCCGTCCCGGTGCTGGTGGACGTCGATCCGGCCACCCTCACCATCGACCTCGACGACGCCGCCCGCAAGGTCACCGGGCGCACGGTCGCCATCCTGCCGGTGCACTTCGCCGGCCAGCCGGTGAACCGCACCCGGCTGCACGAGTTCGCCCGTCGGCACGGCGTCGCCGTGGTGGAGGACGCCGCCCACGCGTTCCCGGCGGCGAGCGAGGGCGTGCCGGTCGGTGCCGGCCCGACCGCCGCCACCGTCTTCAGCTTCTACGCCACCAAGACCATCACCACCGGCGAAGGCGGAATGCTGGTCACCAGGGATCCCGACCTCGCCCGTCGGGTCCGGGTGATGCGGCTGCACGGTTTCGACCGGGACGGCTTCGACCGCTACCGCAGTGACCGCCCCGCCTGGCGGTACGACGTCGTCGAGGCCGGTTTCAAGAACAACCTGACCGACCCGGCGGCGGCGATGGGACTGGTGCAGCTCGACCGCGCCGAGTCGATGCGGCGGCGACGCGAGGAGATCGCCGGCCGCTACCGGACGGCCTTCGCCGGCCTGCCGCTGGACCTGCCCCTGCCCGCCCCGGATCAGGACGTGCACGCCTGGCACCTCTTCGTGGTCCGGTTACGCCGAGACGCCCCGGTCGACCGGGACCGGTTCATCGCGGAGACGTCCCGGCTCGGCATCGGGTGCAGCGTCCACTTCATTCCGCTGCACCTGCACACCTACTGGCGTCGGCGGCTCGCGCTGGCCGACGACATGTTCCCCGTCGCCAGCCGGGAGTTCACGCGGGTGGTGAGCCTGCCCCTCTTCTCGGCGATGGACGACGACCAGGTGGATCTCGTCATCCGTACCGTCACCAAGGTTCTCCAATGA
- a CDS encoding sugar transferase, which produces MIKRGFDIVVAAVGLLLCAPLLLVIALAIRWEDGGPVLFRQERTGRRGRPFHIHKFRSMRAAPGPAVTSDGDDRITRVGRLLRASKLDELPQLYDVLLGRMSLVGPRPEVRRYVDCWPSLARWRILSVRPGITDPASIAYRNESAELARTDRPEDYYVAVVLPRKVELYVRYVETRSFLGDLLILARTVQAVLGR; this is translated from the coding sequence ATGATCAAAAGAGGTTTCGACATCGTCGTCGCGGCGGTGGGGCTGCTGCTCTGCGCCCCGCTGCTGCTCGTGATCGCCCTGGCGATCCGCTGGGAGGACGGTGGGCCGGTGCTGTTCCGGCAGGAACGCACCGGCCGCCGTGGCCGCCCCTTCCACATCCACAAGTTCCGCAGCATGCGCGCCGCGCCGGGGCCAGCGGTCACCTCTGACGGCGACGACCGGATCACCCGGGTCGGCCGGCTCCTGCGGGCCAGCAAACTCGACGAGTTGCCGCAGCTCTACGACGTGCTGCTCGGCCGGATGAGCCTGGTCGGTCCCCGTCCCGAGGTCCGGCGCTACGTCGACTGCTGGCCGTCGCTGGCCCGCTGGCGCATCCTGTCGGTCCGGCCGGGCATCACCGACCCGGCGTCGATCGCCTATCGGAACGAGTCGGCGGAACTGGCCCGCACGGACCGGCCGGAGGATTACTACGTCGCGGTGGTGCTGCCGCGAAAGGTGGAACTGTACGTGCGGTACGTGGAGACCCGCAGCTTCCTCGGGGACCTGCTGATCCTTGCCCGTACGGTGCAGGCCGTCCTCGGCCGCTGA
- a CDS encoding NAD-dependent epimerase/dehydratase family protein, whose protein sequence is MLKVAVTGAGGFLGWHVRVLARVLGWPEPVVLTRADLTDPATVASRIAGVDRLLHLAGVNRGDLTEVAAGNVRLAAALARGLERCPEPPAVVVYANSVQAGNGTPYGDAKAVAAATLAAVRPDLVDLRLPNLYGEHGLPHYNSVVATFCRLLADGDRPEVREDRELTLVHVTDAAARLLDAPVGHPWDATMPGLRIGVRELAALLTGFAATYRTGEIPDLPDRHTVRLFNTYRSHCFPAHYPVPLPVRADARGDLVEAVKAYGGGGQTFCSTTRPGAVRGEHFHLAKLERFCVLRGTAEIRLRRVCDDAVVRFPVSGTEPVVVDMPTMWAHHIVNTGPDDLLTLFWTNEVFDPTRPDTWPEPVVQTAPDPAAAPDPAPEPAPAPAAPDPAPAPDPAPALAG, encoded by the coding sequence ATGTTGAAGGTCGCGGTCACCGGGGCGGGCGGCTTCCTCGGCTGGCACGTCCGGGTGCTCGCCCGGGTGCTCGGCTGGCCGGAACCGGTCGTGCTCACCCGTGCCGACCTGACCGACCCGGCGACCGTGGCCAGCCGGATCGCGGGCGTGGACCGGCTGCTGCACCTGGCCGGGGTCAACCGGGGTGACCTGACCGAGGTGGCCGCCGGCAACGTCCGGCTGGCCGCCGCCCTGGCCCGGGGCCTGGAACGCTGCCCGGAGCCGCCCGCTGTCGTGGTCTACGCCAACTCGGTGCAGGCCGGCAACGGCACCCCGTACGGCGACGCGAAGGCGGTCGCCGCGGCCACCCTCGCCGCCGTCCGCCCGGATCTGGTCGACCTGCGACTGCCCAACCTGTACGGCGAACACGGCCTGCCGCACTACAACTCGGTGGTGGCCACCTTCTGCCGGCTGCTCGCCGACGGCGACCGGCCCGAGGTGCGGGAGGACCGCGAGTTGACCCTGGTACACGTCACCGACGCGGCGGCCCGGCTGCTGGACGCGCCGGTCGGCCACCCCTGGGACGCCACCATGCCCGGATTGCGCATCGGGGTGCGGGAGCTGGCCGCGCTGCTCACCGGGTTCGCGGCCACCTACCGCACCGGCGAGATCCCGGACCTACCGGACCGGCACACGGTGCGCCTGTTCAACACCTACCGGTCGCACTGCTTCCCGGCGCACTACCCGGTGCCGCTGCCCGTCCGCGCGGACGCCCGGGGTGACCTGGTGGAGGCGGTGAAGGCGTACGGCGGCGGGGGACAGACCTTCTGCTCCACCACCCGTCCCGGCGCCGTCCGGGGGGAGCACTTCCACCTGGCCAAGCTGGAACGGTTCTGCGTGCTCCGGGGTACGGCGGAGATCCGGCTGCGCCGGGTCTGCGACGACGCGGTGGTCCGGTTCCCGGTCAGCGGCACCGAACCGGTGGTGGTGGACATGCCGACGATGTGGGCGCACCACATTGTCAACACCGGTCCGGACGACCTGCTCACCCTCTTCTGGACCAACGAGGTCTTCGACCCGACCCGCCCCGACACCTGGCCCGAGCCGGTCGTCCAGACCGCCCCCGACCCGGCCGCCGCCCCCGACCCGGCCCCCGAGCCAGCCCCCGCCCCGGCCGCCCCCGACCCGGCCCCCGCCCCCGACCCGGCCCCCGCCCTGGCCGGCTGA
- a CDS encoding polysaccharide biosynthesis protein, whose translation MTVLPAGCRVLITGGTGSFGQTMVRRLLDHDVAEIRVFSRDEAKQDAMRRVLADERISYHVGDVRDLDSVRAATRDIDHVFHAAALKQVPSCEFFPMEAVRTNVQGSANVIEAAERHGVGSVVLLSTDKAVHPVNAMGISKALMEKVAQAYARNNPRSRTTVSCVRYGNVMYSRGSVIPLFVEQIRAGRAPTVTNPAMTRFLMSLDDSVELVEHAFAHARPGDVFVRKAVACTIGDLAEAVCQLFDVPAKVEMIGVRHGEKQHETLASREELARADDFGDFFRVPLDARDLNYALYVTEGDLGGCPAADFTSSNAPRLDVPEIVELLRTLPEIRAELALRDPVLAC comes from the coding sequence GTGACCGTGTTGCCTGCCGGATGCCGGGTGTTGATCACCGGTGGTACCGGCTCCTTCGGACAGACGATGGTGCGACGACTGCTCGACCACGACGTCGCCGAGATCCGGGTGTTCAGCCGGGACGAGGCCAAACAGGACGCCATGCGCCGGGTGCTGGCCGACGAGCGGATCAGCTACCACGTCGGCGACGTCCGGGACCTCGACTCGGTCCGGGCCGCCACCCGGGACATCGACCACGTCTTCCACGCGGCGGCGCTCAAACAGGTGCCGTCCTGTGAGTTCTTCCCCATGGAGGCGGTCCGTACCAACGTCCAGGGCAGCGCCAACGTGATCGAGGCGGCGGAACGCCACGGTGTCGGGTCGGTGGTGCTGCTCAGCACGGACAAGGCGGTCCACCCGGTGAACGCCATGGGGATCAGCAAGGCGCTGATGGAGAAGGTCGCCCAGGCGTACGCCCGGAACAACCCGCGTAGCCGGACCACCGTCTCCTGCGTCCGGTACGGCAACGTCATGTACTCCAGGGGCTCGGTGATCCCGCTCTTCGTGGAGCAGATTCGGGCCGGACGCGCGCCGACGGTCACCAACCCGGCGATGACCCGGTTCCTGATGTCGCTGGACGACTCCGTCGAGCTGGTCGAGCACGCGTTCGCCCATGCCCGCCCGGGTGACGTCTTCGTCCGCAAGGCGGTGGCCTGCACCATCGGCGACCTCGCCGAGGCCGTCTGCCAGCTCTTCGACGTGCCCGCCAAGGTCGAGATGATCGGCGTACGGCACGGCGAGAAGCAGCACGAGACCCTCGCCAGTCGGGAGGAACTCGCCCGGGCCGACGACTTCGGCGACTTCTTCCGGGTGCCGCTGGACGCCCGCGACCTGAACTACGCGCTCTACGTCACCGAGGGCGACCTCGGCGGCTGCCCGGCCGCCGACTTCACCTCGTCGAACGCGCCCCGGCTGGACGTACCGGAGATCGTGGAGCTGCTCCGGACGCTTCCGGAGATCCGCGCGGAGCTGGCTCTGCGCGACCCGGTGCTGGCATGTTGA
- a CDS encoding glycosyltransferase, with the protein MSVDVDMITTEHWRLRAPTTASAGRTVCVPTVHPVGDRRVLRCAQAVLDAGFDVHLIWLGGEPGESRPHPRVRETRLPEPTSARQRLRLVPAVVAVAERTPADLWHIHDYYLLRHARRWSRRTGRPVLYDVHEYYPEYYSQRFAAPTLVQDAGRRLVAGVERHYAARLGGVNAVSGQLAERFRALGVPAVATPNYPSAEAFAHPPRPLTPDLLRRVVHIGSLTTDYGADVLVRTAAELSRIAPEVEVVAVSRFPSEVARQRFAEAVARAGHPANLRMLDPVPAHEVAGLLATCGIGLSLMQDVGEARLSVNSKFYEYTIMGLAVVTSDLPAARHFVEDFAVGRCVPPASPECFARAITDLVADAEETCAAVNRAAARARDELSWERTCAPRLRALVRHLVGVGAGVPGQVVFGPAPVGVDRS; encoded by the coding sequence ATGAGCGTCGACGTAGACATGATCACCACCGAGCACTGGCGGCTGCGGGCGCCGACGACGGCATCGGCGGGCCGGACGGTGTGCGTGCCCACCGTCCACCCGGTCGGCGACCGGCGGGTGCTCCGCTGCGCCCAGGCGGTCCTGGACGCCGGCTTCGACGTGCACCTGATCTGGCTCGGGGGTGAGCCGGGCGAGTCCCGCCCCCACCCCCGGGTACGGGAGACCCGGCTGCCCGAACCGACCTCGGCCCGGCAGCGGCTGCGGCTGGTGCCGGCCGTCGTCGCGGTCGCCGAACGGACCCCCGCCGACCTGTGGCACATCCACGACTACTACCTGCTGCGGCACGCCCGGCGCTGGTCCCGCCGTACCGGCCGGCCAGTGCTGTACGACGTCCACGAGTACTACCCCGAGTACTACTCGCAGCGGTTCGCCGCGCCGACGTTGGTGCAGGACGCCGGCCGACGGCTGGTGGCCGGGGTGGAGCGGCACTACGCCGCGCGGCTCGGCGGGGTCAACGCGGTCAGCGGCCAGTTGGCCGAGCGGTTCCGGGCGCTCGGGGTGCCGGCCGTGGCCACCCCGAACTACCCGTCGGCCGAGGCGTTCGCGCACCCGCCCCGGCCGCTCACCCCCGACCTGCTGCGCCGGGTCGTGCACATCGGCAGCCTGACCACCGACTACGGCGCCGACGTCCTCGTCCGGACGGCCGCCGAGCTGTCCCGGATCGCCCCGGAGGTGGAGGTCGTGGCCGTCTCCCGCTTTCCGTCGGAGGTGGCCCGGCAGCGGTTCGCCGAGGCCGTGGCGCGGGCCGGTCACCCGGCGAACCTGCGGATGCTCGACCCGGTGCCCGCGCACGAGGTCGCCGGCCTGCTGGCCACCTGCGGGATCGGCCTCTCCCTGATGCAGGACGTGGGGGAGGCCCGGCTCTCGGTCAACTCCAAGTTCTACGAGTACACGATCATGGGGCTGGCGGTGGTCACCTCGGACCTGCCGGCCGCCCGGCACTTCGTCGAGGACTTCGCGGTGGGGCGCTGCGTGCCACCGGCCAGCCCCGAATGCTTCGCCCGGGCGATCACCGACCTCGTCGCCGACGCCGAGGAAACCTGTGCCGCGGTGAACCGGGCCGCCGCGCGGGCCCGGGACGAGCTGTCCTGGGAACGGACCTGCGCGCCCCGACTGCGGGCGCTCGTCCGGCACCTGGTGGGCGTGGGTGCCGGGGTACCCGGCCAGGTCGTCTTCGGTCCCGCCCCGGTCGGTGTCGACCGGTCGTAG
- a CDS encoding oligosaccharide flippase family protein, whose amino-acid sequence MMTAQAVNLAGILLVTRLYTPATFGRYAAVAAVAAVAGGVGALRLDVAATTAAERDAPLLLRIAARLNGVVGLVVALLAVAWAAVVGDLDRPALVEAVALGALTATLGLAGTMVYARVRDRRYRLVAVAKLATALVQAVGTVAFGLLGGRSATALLAAMALGYGTGALLLFRPRRPVPHVGVRDVLRRHRPFVTASAPAILINGLTLNVPLFFAAAVSSVAAADLALALRVGALPSALLGQALMPILFGEIAHQLRSAPRRARASYDRALVGLSVAGAVLLTVLAIGTHLAAPRVLGAEWAGAATVLLLLLPFLVGQFAVVPLSQTLAGTGGNRQQLLWDVGRLLTTGLVFLPALVGWLSWPASLLSFSLAMVGWYGVHVLVTRTALTRAALTCAASTRAAPTRAGGTDRPVDGERAPIGAVRRGATDSPEPA is encoded by the coding sequence ATGATGACGGCGCAGGCGGTGAACCTCGCCGGCATCCTGCTGGTCACCCGCCTCTACACCCCGGCGACCTTCGGTCGCTACGCGGCGGTGGCAGCGGTGGCGGCGGTGGCCGGTGGAGTCGGCGCACTGCGACTCGACGTGGCCGCCACCACGGCCGCCGAGCGGGACGCCCCGCTGCTCCTCCGGATCGCCGCCCGGCTCAACGGCGTTGTCGGGCTCGTCGTGGCGCTCCTCGCGGTGGCCTGGGCGGCGGTCGTCGGCGACCTCGACCGTCCCGCCCTCGTCGAGGCGGTCGCGCTCGGAGCGCTGACCGCGACCCTGGGCCTGGCCGGCACGATGGTCTACGCCCGGGTCCGGGACCGCCGGTACCGGCTGGTCGCGGTGGCGAAGCTGGCCACCGCCCTGGTGCAGGCCGTCGGGACGGTGGCCTTCGGGCTGCTCGGTGGCCGCTCGGCGACCGCGTTGCTGGCCGCCATGGCACTTGGCTACGGGACCGGCGCGCTGCTGCTGTTCCGGCCGCGCCGGCCGGTGCCCCACGTCGGCGTACGGGACGTGCTGCGGCGGCACCGGCCCTTCGTGACCGCCTCCGCCCCGGCGATCCTGATCAACGGCCTGACCCTGAACGTGCCGCTGTTCTTCGCCGCCGCCGTGAGCAGTGTCGCCGCGGCGGACCTGGCCCTGGCCCTGCGGGTCGGCGCGCTGCCGTCCGCGCTGCTCGGCCAGGCCCTGATGCCCATCCTGTTCGGCGAGATCGCCCACCAGCTACGGTCCGCGCCCCGCCGCGCCCGCGCCAGCTACGACCGCGCGCTGGTCGGACTCTCGGTGGCCGGTGCGGTGCTGCTGACGGTGCTCGCGATCGGCACGCACCTCGCCGCACCGCGCGTGCTCGGCGCGGAGTGGGCCGGCGCGGCGACGGTGCTGCTGCTCCTGCTGCCGTTCCTGGTCGGGCAGTTCGCCGTCGTCCCGCTCAGCCAGACGCTGGCCGGCACCGGCGGCAACCGGCAACAACTGCTCTGGGACGTCGGGCGGCTGCTGACGACAGGACTGGTCTTCCTGCCGGCCCTGGTCGGCTGGCTCAGTTGGCCGGCGTCCCTGCTGTCGTTCTCCCTCGCGATGGTCGGCTGGTACGGCGTCCACGTCCTGGTGACCCGCACGGCCCTGACCCGGGCGGCCCTGACCTGTGCGGCCTCGACCCGGGCGGCCCCGACCCGGGCCGGCGGCACGGACCGGCCGGTGGACGGGGAGCGCGCCCCGATCGGGGCCGTCCGGCGGGGCGCCACCGATTCGCCGGAGCCGGCCTGA